Proteins encoded by one window of Ktedonobacterales bacterium:
- a CDS encoding serine/threonine-protein kinase: protein MSDDMPEDEQPNPTAYLQKGEATTLAPGTIIQERYEINRVIGIGGMGAVYRVRDLRFKDAVKWDALKEMIIKFADNLDQQTRMRNFEREANLLASLNHPLIPKVNDFFAESNRAYLVLDYIQGKNLEDVLMETNGFLDEQLVAGWAIQICEVLTYLHNFRPLPVIFRDLKPSNVMLTPQNQTMLIDFGIAKIIQPERRDTMIGTEGYSPPEQYKGFVDPRSDIYALGAMLHQLLTASDPRLETPFTFHERPPRLLNPNVSQEMEAIIMKCLAYQSDQRWQSAYELKEAIQQALHLISLTGTGQLLRIPSAPLQPPGSPPLNGNGHHTDMPSNTSGMMPNVSGVFRTGGGPQFSPAGEKQARPVAENSGAVMGVTFPPVIERPGTGRAQGAFGQASAPAPSPTLLWSFKTEEEVRSSPALAHNTIYIGSYDYNLYALDAGTGAFKWKFPTEAGICVTPACVGDLVIVGSEDHEIYAINGATTKEAWRYRTWNHVRSSPRVVQDMVVVGSDDGFVHALDLRTGRQLWKFKTWREVRSSAAHHQGILYIGSDDEHVYAIEAATGREKWNFATQYAVVSSPVMGDGMLYVGSMDGVLYSIDTALGWTTWKHRTGDFIIAAPTLSEGRVYIGSVDRSFYCVDARTGRQIWKYQSGGQITSSAAIAAGYVYFGCSDGAVYCLDARNGQVRWKFQTGGPVPSSPLVRDGVLYIGSNDHHVYALRCAL, encoded by the coding sequence ATGAGTGACGATATGCCCGAAGACGAGCAACCAAATCCTACTGCCTACCTTCAGAAGGGCGAGGCGACAACGCTGGCCCCAGGCACCATCATCCAGGAACGCTATGAGATTAATCGCGTCATTGGCATTGGCGGCATGGGCGCGGTCTATCGAGTGCGCGATCTGCGCTTCAAGGATGCCGTCAAATGGGACGCCCTCAAAGAGATGATCATCAAATTTGCTGATAATCTCGACCAGCAAACACGCATGCGCAACTTTGAGCGCGAGGCGAACCTGCTGGCCTCGCTGAATCATCCCCTCATTCCCAAAGTCAATGACTTTTTCGCCGAATCCAATCGCGCCTATCTGGTGCTGGATTATATCCAGGGGAAAAACCTGGAAGATGTCCTCATGGAAACCAACGGCTTTCTCGACGAGCAGCTAGTGGCAGGCTGGGCCATTCAGATTTGCGAAGTGCTGACCTATCTGCATAACTTCCGACCACTCCCGGTAATCTTCCGCGACCTCAAGCCGTCCAACGTGATGCTTACCCCCCAGAACCAGACCATGTTGATTGACTTCGGCATCGCCAAGATTATCCAACCAGAGCGGCGCGATACGATGATTGGGACCGAAGGGTACTCGCCGCCGGAGCAATATAAAGGGTTTGTAGACCCGCGCAGCGACATCTACGCCCTGGGGGCCATGCTCCACCAACTGCTCACCGCCAGCGACCCGCGCCTGGAGACGCCGTTTACCTTCCACGAACGGCCACCCCGTCTGCTGAATCCGAACGTCTCTCAAGAGATGGAAGCGATCATTATGAAGTGCCTGGCCTACCAGAGCGATCAACGCTGGCAATCGGCCTACGAACTCAAGGAAGCCATTCAGCAGGCGCTCCATCTCATCTCACTGACCGGCACCGGGCAACTCCTGCGGATACCCAGCGCGCCCCTGCAACCACCCGGCAGCCCACCCCTGAATGGGAACGGCCATCACACTGATATGCCCAGTAATACTTCAGGAATGATGCCGAATGTTTCTGGCGTTTTCCGAACCGGTGGCGGGCCACAATTCTCTCCTGCCGGGGAAAAGCAGGCCAGGCCCGTCGCAGAGAATAGCGGCGCTGTGATGGGAGTCACATTCCCGCCTGTCATAGAACGGCCTGGCACTGGCAGGGCGCAGGGCGCCTTCGGCCAGGCGAGCGCGCCAGCGCCCAGCCCCACACTGCTGTGGAGTTTCAAGACCGAGGAAGAGGTGCGTTCGTCGCCCGCGCTGGCGCATAACACCATTTATATCGGCTCCTACGACTATAACCTGTACGCGCTGGACGCCGGAACGGGCGCGTTCAAGTGGAAGTTCCCCACCGAAGCGGGTATCTGCGTCACACCGGCCTGCGTGGGCGATCTAGTCATTGTTGGCTCAGAAGATCATGAGATCTACGCTATCAACGGCGCGACCACCAAAGAGGCCTGGAGGTATCGCACCTGGAACCATGTGCGCTCCTCGCCGCGTGTCGTTCAGGATATGGTCGTGGTTGGCTCCGATGATGGGTTTGTACACGCGCTGGATTTGCGCACAGGCCGCCAGCTCTGGAAGTTCAAAACCTGGCGGGAGGTGCGCTCGTCGGCGGCTCATCATCAGGGCATACTCTATATTGGCTCCGATGATGAGCATGTCTATGCTATTGAAGCCGCAACAGGGCGAGAGAAGTGGAACTTCGCCACCCAATACGCCGTCGTCTCCTCCCCCGTTATGGGCGATGGCATGCTCTACGTGGGGTCTATGGATGGAGTCCTCTACAGCATAGATACGGCCCTGGGATGGACGACCTGGAAGCATCGCACTGGCGATTTTATCATTGCTGCGCCCACGCTGAGCGAAGGGCGGGTCTATATCGGATCGGTGGACCGCTCCTTCTACTGCGTTGACGCCAGAACCGGGCGGCAGATTTGGAAATATCAAAGCGGCGGCCAGATCACCTCATCGGCAGCCATCGCCGCTGGCTACGTCTATTTTGGATGCAGCGATGGCGCTGTCTATTGTCTGGATGCGCGCAACGGCCAGGTGCGCTGGAAGTTCCAGACGGGCGGCCCTGTACCCTCGTCGCCGCTGGTGCGTGATGGCGTCCTCTATATCGGCAGCAACGACCACCATGTCTACGCCCTGCGCTGCGCCTTGTAA
- a CDS encoding protein phosphatase 2C domain-containing protein, translated as MSEPSYNPANSASEASAMPPLPAAAAIGGYVIDRLLSSGPNGNSYLAHTRAGGSGTYHISEYPASEERPIAALAKLRLEHPALLAPREALALGERAYIITALPQQAQPIGALPPLEALRQIITIGEALAYLHSQGVAHLRVQPASIVLAPGGACLCGLEDAQMVRIGGDDARLLFERDANFLALTLGALAGIDQARENSGVLARAIGKIREHGSSHSYQSVAQVIVDCQQALGTLQASGRPGNQSPTLAFTALAGHATSVGRVRTNNEDALGELALKTIDGQGQPILIACFVVADGMGGEARGEIASQIAIRSVLDQVTRRLALPLLQWSEVSEAEEPAAPDALEREQRMREALVEGFRTANRQIRTLVHTQGRGIGTTATALLIFDGQALIAHVGDSRAYRLNRGVLTVLTEDHSYVQRLIRLGQIDPADQASHPRRNALYRALGQQDELEVDLIGCPLEVGDCLLLCSDGLWDAVAESTIASLLADSRDGATAAARAARLVALADEAGGKDNSTALLIEIIAESPPGSPARAASGSW; from the coding sequence GTGTCAGAACCATCCTACAATCCAGCCAATTCAGCATCCGAGGCGTCAGCGATGCCCCCGCTGCCAGCCGCTGCGGCTATTGGAGGCTATGTGATCGACCGGCTTCTCAGCAGCGGGCCGAACGGGAACAGCTACCTGGCGCATACCCGCGCAGGGGGCAGCGGAACGTATCACATCAGCGAATATCCAGCGAGCGAGGAGCGCCCCATAGCGGCGCTGGCGAAGCTCCGGCTGGAGCATCCCGCCTTGCTCGCGCCACGCGAGGCGCTGGCGCTCGGCGAGCGCGCCTATATTATCACCGCGCTGCCACAGCAGGCGCAGCCGATTGGCGCGCTCCCTCCGTTGGAGGCTCTGCGCCAGATTATTACTATCGGTGAGGCGCTGGCCTATTTGCACAGCCAGGGGGTGGCCCACCTGCGCGTTCAGCCTGCCAGCATCGTCCTGGCGCCTGGCGGAGCCTGCCTTTGCGGCCTGGAAGACGCCCAGATGGTGCGCATCGGTGGAGATGACGCGCGCCTGCTCTTTGAGCGCGACGCCAATTTCCTGGCCCTCACGCTGGGCGCACTGGCGGGAATTGATCAGGCCCGGGAAAACAGCGGCGTGCTGGCGCGGGCTATCGGCAAGATACGTGAGCATGGCAGCAGCCACAGCTATCAGTCTGTCGCCCAGGTCATCGTAGATTGTCAGCAAGCCCTGGGAACACTTCAGGCATCAGGCCGACCCGGAAACCAATCTCCGACCCTGGCCTTCACGGCGCTGGCTGGTCACGCAACCAGTGTTGGCCGCGTGCGAACCAACAACGAGGACGCGCTGGGCGAACTGGCGCTGAAAACGATTGATGGGCAGGGCCAGCCGATTCTGATCGCCTGCTTTGTAGTCGCAGATGGCATGGGCGGGGAAGCGCGCGGCGAAATTGCCAGCCAGATCGCCATTCGCAGCGTGCTGGACCAGGTAACACGCCGCCTGGCGTTGCCTCTGCTCCAGTGGTCCGAGGTATCGGAAGCAGAAGAACCAGCGGCGCCAGACGCGCTGGAACGCGAACAACGGATGCGCGAGGCGCTGGTGGAGGGCTTTCGCACTGCCAATCGCCAGATTCGCACGCTGGTCCATACCCAGGGCCGAGGCATTGGCACGACGGCCACGGCGCTGCTCATCTTTGATGGGCAGGCGCTGATTGCCCACGTCGGTGACAGCCGCGCCTATCGCTTGAATCGGGGCGTCCTGACTGTTCTTACCGAAGATCACTCCTATGTGCAGCGGCTGATTCGACTTGGGCAGATCGACCCAGCCGACCAGGCCAGCCACCCCAGGCGCAACGCGCTCTATCGGGCGCTGGGGCAGCAGGATGAACTGGAGGTTGATCTGATAGGCTGCCCCCTGGAGGTCGGGGACTGTCTCCTGCTCTGTAGCGATGGCCTTTGGGACGCCGTCGCAGAGTCTACCATTGCCAGCCTCCTGGCTGATTCAAGAGATGGCGCTACCGCAGCGGCACGCGCCGCGCGCCTCGTTGCGCTGGCTGATGAAGCTGGCGGCAAGGATAACAGCACTGCGCTGCTCATTGAAATTATCGCTGAATCCCCGCCCGGCTCTCCGGCGCGAGCAGCGTCAGGCTCCTGGTAG
- a CDS encoding DnaJ domain-containing protein yields the protein MFPDYYATLGIKPGATLDEVKQAFRTLARLYHPDVTPGDPKASERFRNLYEAYQILSTEDLRKEYDQMRTQRRYGTFNVPKPGKWAGTTPLAWREGLGVASTFNPGFELNCTLSQKQALVFPEERLMYLLSELIPMMDGEVVGTLPLNLCLAIDRSSSMRGEKLRAVKSALRSLIQSLQPGDILSVIAFDNRAEVLVRAEHKQIPDVMIATVESLGERGGTEISWGLEKALEELDRFSQHAMVSHLILLTDGETFGDEERCLALAQKAREQGIAITALGIGAEWNEELIDRIADISEGSSDYLAGAPDILKALERGVAALRNTLATNVKLAMLLEGNVRVHRVTRVIPDISTLTDAAPANQRWRLAPEAHLDIGNVPAFGQECALALLWEILLPANARGHYILGRLEAQYDIPSAKLFGQRKSEQIAVDFVETMPPTSLTIPPKVKHAIERATAYRIQNKAREHINQGDHTGASALLNTAARRLWDADQKDLAEEAQAQAQQLQRQQVPTRAAALKLKYATKNLRPLKRQEPRHS from the coding sequence ATGTTTCCAGACTATTACGCGACTCTCGGTATCAAACCTGGCGCCACGCTGGACGAGGTGAAGCAAGCTTTTCGCACGCTGGCTCGCCTGTATCACCCTGATGTGACGCCCGGCGATCCCAAGGCCAGCGAACGCTTTCGCAACCTCTACGAAGCCTATCAGATCCTCTCAACGGAGGACTTACGCAAAGAATACGACCAGATGCGCACACAGCGGCGCTATGGAACCTTTAACGTTCCGAAGCCCGGCAAATGGGCCGGGACCACACCGCTTGCCTGGCGAGAAGGGCTGGGCGTTGCTTCTACCTTCAATCCGGGCTTCGAGTTGAACTGCACGCTTTCTCAGAAGCAAGCGTTGGTCTTTCCTGAAGAGCGCCTGATGTATTTGCTCAGTGAATTGATCCCGATGATGGATGGCGAAGTCGTCGGAACGCTGCCGCTGAATCTCTGCCTGGCAATTGATCGCAGCAGTTCTATGCGCGGCGAAAAGCTGCGCGCCGTCAAATCAGCCCTGCGCTCGCTCATCCAGAGCCTTCAGCCGGGCGATATTCTCTCAGTGATCGCCTTCGACAACCGCGCCGAAGTGCTTGTGCGCGCCGAGCACAAACAAATCCCCGATGTCATGATCGCCACTGTAGAGAGCCTGGGCGAGCGCGGCGGAACCGAGATAAGCTGGGGGCTGGAAAAAGCACTGGAAGAATTAGATCGTTTCTCGCAGCACGCTATGGTCAGCCACCTGATCCTGTTGACCGATGGCGAGACCTTTGGCGATGAAGAACGCTGCCTGGCGCTGGCCCAGAAAGCGCGCGAACAGGGGATTGCCATCACTGCGTTGGGCATTGGCGCCGAATGGAACGAGGAATTGATTGATAGGATCGCTGACATCAGCGAGGGTTCTTCCGATTATCTGGCAGGCGCTCCTGATATTCTCAAGGCGCTGGAGCGGGGCGTAGCGGCGCTGCGCAACACCCTGGCAACGAACGTCAAGCTGGCGATGCTCTTAGAAGGCAACGTTCGCGTCCACCGCGTAACGCGGGTGATTCCCGATATTAGCACGCTGACAGACGCCGCGCCAGCCAACCAACGCTGGAGGCTGGCGCCTGAAGCGCACCTTGATATTGGCAATGTCCCCGCCTTCGGTCAGGAGTGCGCGCTGGCGCTTCTGTGGGAGATTCTCTTGCCTGCCAACGCCAGGGGCCATTACATCCTGGGGCGCCTGGAGGCGCAGTACGACATCCCCAGCGCAAAGCTGTTCGGCCAGCGCAAAAGCGAGCAGATCGCCGTTGATTTCGTGGAAACGATGCCGCCGACCAGTCTGACCATACCCCCCAAGGTCAAGCATGCTATCGAGCGCGCGACCGCCTACCGCATTCAGAACAAAGCGCGCGAGCATATCAACCAGGGGGACCACACGGGCGCCAGCGCGCTGCTGAACACAGCGGCGCGTCGTCTGTGGGATGCCGATCAGAAAGACCTGGCGGAAGAGGCACAGGCCCAGGCGCAGCAGTTGCAGCGCCAGCAAGTTCCAACGCGAGCAGCGGCGCTCAAACTCAAATACGCTACGAAAAATCTCCGCCCCCTCAAGCGCCAGGAACCCAGGCATTCCTGA
- a CDS encoding zinc finger-like domain-containing protein, translating to MGDNGQRFPPDEDELNRRIQETSRMLRDGLNEVGGRLRQAFGRLNELWEESAPFTPSRLTGSREEEYVRGLAKKWATQDFLVTPDLSENMAIRSWEHDDLWEVSVQTRWEARRFEVSTEPYTGTQPVNAGRILPVWDYELAPVQDLRSQVVRERVPEGDELALCLSCNGSGRAPCSNCSGRGWLVCSDCKGRTKLRCPRCKGKAIIPDWAQKRPSKGFVQDQAEKLASSMADRASDVMDTVRQYVPLPDQGPHSGALPKGMIPCPDCVEGEIDCTCGNGKRVCAVCQGSKNAACPVCKGSGKVIRHREIVRRFDVRPFTQAFGESPIPMRFLRGAEGEVIATIETQEALDKPAPPEGVPEQVWSMAQEAARANQQSIAPDERATRQVVELMRVPVVKVIYGYGDEPFVFYAFGSEGKEKFYAESFPPRWKRVERFVRSIAQEIIPPSSTGAQVSDLESYRQAREGSGRQRIPVEMPPVTVKEDQHPGEPDASTAAPESQPADQPEGKDKGPSPAPENDDTKPD from the coding sequence ATGGGTGATAATGGGCAGCGATTTCCGCCCGATGAGGATGAACTGAACCGGCGGATTCAAGAAACCAGTCGGATGTTACGCGATGGCTTGAACGAGGTAGGTGGGCGGCTGCGCCAGGCGTTCGGTCGCCTGAATGAGTTGTGGGAAGAGAGCGCCCCGTTTACGCCGTCTCGCCTGACGGGCAGCCGCGAGGAAGAATATGTGCGCGGGCTGGCAAAGAAGTGGGCAACTCAGGATTTTCTGGTGACGCCCGATCTGAGCGAGAATATGGCGATTCGCTCGTGGGAACATGACGATCTTTGGGAAGTTTCGGTTCAGACGCGCTGGGAGGCGCGTCGTTTCGAGGTCAGCACAGAGCCGTATACCGGAACGCAGCCGGTAAATGCCGGGCGCATCTTGCCGGTCTGGGACTACGAACTGGCTCCAGTGCAGGACTTGCGCTCTCAGGTGGTGCGCGAGCGTGTGCCGGAAGGAGACGAGTTGGCGCTGTGCCTTTCCTGCAATGGCAGCGGGCGCGCCCCCTGTTCCAATTGCAGTGGGCGCGGCTGGCTGGTATGCAGCGATTGTAAGGGGCGAACGAAGCTGCGCTGCCCACGCTGCAAAGGCAAGGCTATTATTCCCGATTGGGCGCAGAAGCGACCAAGCAAGGGATTTGTACAGGATCAGGCCGAAAAGCTGGCGTCATCAATGGCTGATCGCGCCAGCGACGTGATGGACACGGTACGCCAGTATGTGCCGCTGCCCGACCAGGGGCCGCATTCAGGCGCGCTCCCCAAGGGGATGATTCCCTGCCCCGACTGTGTTGAGGGCGAGATTGATTGTACCTGTGGCAATGGCAAACGTGTCTGCGCGGTCTGCCAGGGGTCGAAAAACGCGGCTTGTCCGGTCTGTAAGGGGTCGGGCAAGGTGATTCGCCATCGGGAGATTGTGCGCCGCTTTGATGTGCGCCCCTTTACACAGGCGTTTGGCGAGAGTCCGATTCCGATGCGCTTCCTGCGCGGAGCCGAGGGTGAGGTGATCGCCACCATCGAAACCCAGGAGGCGCTGGATAAGCCCGCGCCGCCAGAGGGCGTGCCTGAGCAGGTCTGGAGCATGGCCCAGGAGGCCGCGCGCGCCAACCAACAGAGCATCGCGCCCGATGAGCGCGCGACGCGGCAAGTAGTTGAATTGATGCGCGTGCCGGTGGTGAAGGTCATCTATGGCTATGGGGATGAGCCGTTTGTCTTCTATGCCTTTGGCTCGGAGGGCAAAGAGAAGTTTTATGCGGAGAGCTTCCCCCCACGCTGGAAGCGTGTGGAGCGCTTTGTGCGCTCGATAGCTCAGGAGATTATCCCGCCATCTTCAACAGGCGCCCAGGTGAGCGATCTGGAGAGCTATCGCCAGGCCCGCGAGGGCAGCGGGCGACAGCGCATTCCAGTAGAGATGCCGCCTGTGACGGTCAAGGAAGATCAGCATCCGGGCGAGCCAGACGCTTCGACAGCCGCGCCAGAGAGTCAGCCTGCTGATCAGCCCGAAGGCAAAGACAAAGGGCCAAGCCCCGCGCCAGAAAACGATGATACTAAGCCCGACTGA
- a CDS encoding GNAT family protein, with the protein MNAFLIGESVLLRSLELNDLDLFWKWFADREVVRYSLGAWLFPWSKHETEAWLKQTLQDKETLSLGVVEKETKQLIGYAGMTSISHVNRSGEYYLFLGEKSSWGKGYGTEVTRLIVHYGFASLNLHRIMLTVSALNTGGVKAYSRAGFQQEGVLRQACYRDGAYHDKIIMAILRSEWEASLPAETRN; encoded by the coding sequence ATGAATGCTTTCCTGATTGGAGAGAGTGTTTTGCTCCGTTCCTTAGAGTTGAATGACCTGGATTTATTCTGGAAGTGGTTTGCTGACCGAGAGGTCGTCAGGTATTCCCTGGGAGCCTGGCTCTTTCCCTGGTCGAAGCATGAAACAGAAGCCTGGCTCAAACAAACGCTTCAGGACAAAGAAACGCTTTCGTTGGGCGTTGTGGAAAAAGAAACGAAGCAGCTTATTGGATATGCCGGAATGACCTCGATAAGCCATGTCAACCGCTCCGGGGAGTACTACCTCTTTCTTGGCGAGAAAAGCAGTTGGGGAAAGGGGTATGGCACAGAAGTTACGCGGCTGATTGTCCACTATGGGTTTGCCAGCCTGAATCTGCATCGCATCATGCTTACCGTGTCAGCCCTGAATACGGGCGGAGTAAAAGCCTACAGCAGAGCCGGATTTCAGCAAGAGGGCGTACTGCGTCAAGCATGTTACCGCGATGGGGCGTATCACGATAAGATCATAATGGCAATCCTTCGCTCGGAGTGGGAGGCCAGCCTTCCTGCTGAAACAAGGAACTGA
- the meaB gene encoding methylmalonyl Co-A mutase-associated GTPase MeaB, whose amino-acid sequence MDVVERLLSGDRRALARIVTLIENETPEARDYLARLYPQSGRAQIVGITGSPGAGKSTLVTQICRELRRRDLRVGVVAVDPSSPFTGGAILGDRIRMQELAGDPNVFIRSMASRGSLGGLAASTRDVARALDAAGYEVVIIETVGAGQAEVEIVRAAHTVLVVTVPGMGDDIQALKAGILEIADIFVVNKADRPGADQTAAELRMLLSLAAKQPKSPDVWRVPILKTSATQGEGIAELVDALFRHRAFLNESGQLAQRNQRQVRSEVQALLQHALARRLRQEIADEEWRRLIADVVERRANPYGVADLLARRVGLGEPNQSGD is encoded by the coding sequence ATGGATGTGGTTGAGCGTCTGTTGAGCGGAGACCGCCGCGCGCTGGCGCGCATCGTAACGCTGATTGAGAACGAGACCCCCGAAGCGCGCGACTATCTGGCGCGGCTCTACCCACAGAGCGGGCGCGCGCAGATTGTCGGCATTACCGGATCGCCAGGAGCCGGGAAAAGCACGCTGGTGACGCAGATATGCCGCGAACTGCGGCGGCGCGACCTGCGCGTCGGGGTCGTGGCGGTAGACCCCAGCAGCCCCTTTACGGGCGGCGCGATTCTGGGCGACCGCATCCGCATGCAGGAACTGGCGGGCGATCCCAACGTTTTTATTCGCAGCATGGCAAGCCGGGGCAGCCTGGGCGGGCTGGCGGCTTCAACCAGAGATGTAGCGCGGGCGCTGGATGCGGCTGGCTATGAGGTGGTGATTATCGAGACGGTGGGCGCGGGCCAGGCCGAGGTCGAGATTGTGCGCGCCGCTCATACGGTGCTGGTGGTGACGGTGCCAGGCATGGGCGACGATATTCAAGCCCTCAAGGCGGGCATTCTGGAGATCGCCGATATTTTTGTGGTCAATAAAGCCGACCGACCAGGAGCCGACCAGACAGCGGCAGAGCTGCGTATGCTGCTCAGCCTGGCCGCAAAGCAGCCGAAGTCGCCTGATGTCTGGCGTGTCCCCATCCTGAAAACCTCAGCGACACAGGGCGAAGGCATCGCTGAACTGGTGGATGCTCTGTTTCGGCATCGCGCCTTCCTTAACGAGAGCGGCCAACTGGCCCAGCGCAATCAACGTCAGGTACGCAGCGAGGTGCAGGCGCTGCTTCAGCACGCGCTGGCCCGGCGCTTGAGGCAAGAGATTGCTGATGAAGAGTGGCGTCGGCTGATCGCTGATGTCGTCGAGCGCCGGGCGAACCCCTATGGGGTGGCTGATCTGCTGGCCCGCCGCGTGGGCTTAGGCGAACCCAACCAGAGCGGTGATTGA
- a CDS encoding cobalamin B12-binding domain-containing protein, with product MVEERKLRVLVAKPGLDGHDRGAKILARALRDAGMEVIYTGIRQTPQMIVEAAIQEDVDAILMSILSGAHMAIFPKVMELLSENGVDDVLVMAGGILPDEDIPAIEALGIKGNFGPGTSTEEIVAFVRSNIYPSRLEGAVARENASGGQAEKAAQ from the coding sequence ATGGTCGAAGAACGTAAGCTGCGTGTCCTGGTTGCCAAGCCAGGATTGGATGGTCATGATCGCGGCGCAAAAATACTCGCGCGGGCGCTGCGCGATGCCGGAATGGAAGTGATCTACACCGGCATTCGCCAGACACCTCAGATGATTGTGGAAGCCGCCATTCAGGAAGACGTGGATGCGATCTTGATGAGCATTCTTTCCGGGGCGCATATGGCGATCTTCCCCAAGGTCATGGAACTGCTGAGCGAGAATGGCGTTGATGATGTGCTGGTGATGGCTGGCGGTATTCTGCCTGATGAAGATATTCCCGCTATCGAAGCGTTGGGCATCAAAGGGAACTTTGGGCCGGGAACTTCAACTGAGGAGATCGTGGCCTTTGTGCGCAGCAATATCTATCCCTCCCGTCTGGAGGGCGCTGTCGCGCGCGAGAATGCGTCGGGCGGGCAGGCGGAAAAGGCGGCTCAATAA
- a CDS encoding N-6 DNA methylase, with the protein MLKSEEPIALDGDWYEQQLAPDDRRRRGQYSTPPELVARILDWVGYRSGTDLEHLALLDPACGVGAFLAGAAQTLLAQGRARRWSAQRTLAALQANLWGLEMDPATCVLAEMRLRTLARGIAPGKRLRFHIHQADALALPATPRYPLVVGNPPYLASRRHDLQTYQQGYLSTGQRDAYLLFVEQVCRFVAPDGWLGLVLPDPMLARGNATDARRLLLESFTLKRLLHLESVFRADVGTLVLIARRAAPPQQYAIPWSRLDWKRARQGQDGLTGRLSVEVWRRQPRAELRYLLGSAEAALFERLAREVPAAPLGELVSISRGEEIARGAAISVAAGDAAGDGSLLPVLRGGLDVRPFRCRFADAYLRRDQVIKPLDRYQTPKLLVVKSTGILQAALDEQGYVAVQTLYLLHPRPAQCSSGFLLALLNARLLRGYLWLHHTAYKLVQPQIEQEALAHVPIPLAAPAQQAELAALADQLRRRYEERDGLANAFANGANAITTVGACENRAAWIQLEQTITDLCARLDASIAALCGLTAAEKALLERIGGCYTTPGREQWRLNIDGRRT; encoded by the coding sequence ATGCTCAAGAGTGAGGAACCTATCGCGCTCGATGGCGACTGGTACGAGCAGCAGCTCGCGCCAGATGATCGCCGTCGTCGCGGGCAGTATTCCACGCCGCCGGAACTAGTTGCCCGGATACTCGATTGGGTGGGCTATCGCTCCGGGACCGATCTGGAGCATCTGGCGCTGCTCGACCCCGCCTGTGGTGTCGGCGCCTTTCTGGCGGGCGCGGCGCAAACGCTGCTAGCGCAAGGGCGAGCGCGCCGATGGTCGGCGCAGCGCACGCTGGCCGCGCTGCAAGCCAACCTCTGGGGGTTGGAGATGGACCCCGCCACCTGCGTTCTGGCCGAGATGCGTTTGCGCACGCTGGCGCGGGGCATTGCGCCAGGAAAACGGCTGCGCTTTCATATCCACCAGGCCGATGCGCTGGCGCTGCCAGCTACCCCGCGCTATCCGCTGGTCGTCGGCAATCCGCCCTATCTGGCCTCGCGCCGCCACGATCTTCAGACCTATCAGCAGGGCTATCTGAGTACTGGACAGCGCGACGCTTACCTGTTGTTTGTAGAGCAGGTGTGCCGCTTCGTCGCGCCTGATGGCTGGCTGGGCCTGGTCTTGCCCGATCCGATGCTGGCGCGTGGCAATGCGACGGATGCGCGCCGCCTGCTGCTGGAGTCGTTTACGCTCAAGCGCCTGCTCCACCTGGAAAGCGTGTTTCGCGCCGACGTAGGGACGCTCGTGCTGATTGCCCGCCGCGCCGCGCCTCCGCAGCAGTACGCGATCCCCTGGAGCCGTCTGGACTGGAAGCGCGCCCGCCAGGGCCAGGATGGCCTGACCGGCAGGCTGAGCGTGGAAGTCTGGCGCAGGCAACCGCGCGCCGAATTACGCTATCTGCTGGGGTCTGCGGAGGCCGCGCTCTTTGAGCGCCTGGCGCGCGAGGTTCCTGCCGCGCCGCTGGGGGAACTGGTAAGCATCAGCCGGGGCGAAGAGATCGCCAGAGGCGCTGCCATCTCTGTCGCAGCAGGGGATGCGGCGGGTGATGGATCGCTGCTGCCGGTCTTGCGCGGCGGCCTGGACGTGCGCCCCTTTCGCTGCCGCTTTGCGGATGCTTATCTGCGCCGCGATCAGGTGATCAAGCCGCTGGATCGCTATCAGACGCCTAAATTACTGGTCGTCAAAAGTACAGGCATCTTGCAGGCCGCGCTGGATGAGCAGGGCTACGTTGCTGTCCAGACGCTCTATCTGCTGCATCCCAGGCCAGCGCAGTGTTCGTCTGGCTTTCTGCTGGCGCTGTTGAACGCGCGCCTCTTGCGCGGCTATCTCTGGCTGCATCACACGGCGTATAAGCTGGTGCAGCCGCAGATTGAGCAGGAGGCGCTGGCCCATGTGCCTATTCCCCTGGCTGCTCCAGCGCAGCAGGCGGAACTGGCCGCGCTGGCCGATCAACTGCGGCGCCGTTATGAAGAGCGAGACGGGCTGGCGAATGCATTTGCCAATGGCGCCAACGCGATTACAACCGTCGGCGCTTGCGAGAATAGAGCAGCCTGGATACAATTAGAGCAGACGATTACGGACCTCTGCGCGCGCCTGGATGCCAGCATCGCCGCGCTTTGTGGTCTGACGGCTGCCGAAAAGGCGCTGCTTGAGCGAATAGGAGGCTGCTACACCACTCCTGGTAGAGAACAATGGAGGTTGAACATAGATGGTCGAAGAACGTAA